From a single Alkalihalophilus pseudofirmus genomic region:
- a CDS encoding PolC-type DNA polymerase III — protein MSQDEQLRKERFQLLLSQLQFPEEVIHGVFKDGKIRKLTILKEKRTWHFHIELPLLIPAHLYELFEQKLKETFTHITTVGFTFYYDRCEPSQSDWEQYWPMIVSRLQAVSDGLRSLLSNQSPRFDGKRLEINVRNETEAVALKRKLQDPLRESLVSLSLPNVGFEPAIKESKQEFQKFVEQREQEDHSKVVEAILEKKKMEQKSDEFEGKDLVLGYPIKDDPIPLEAIVDEERRVTVQGYVFDAETRELRSGRTLLTFKITDYTDSIMVKIFSRDKEDIPLLQAVKKGMWLKVRGGVQNDTFVRDLVMIANDFNQIKPAERTDNAADEEKRVELHLHTSMSQMDGMTSAGKYVEQAAKWGHPAIAITDHGVVQSFPEAYGAGKKHGIKVLYGVEANLVDDGVPIAYNEANRELMTEEYVVFDVETTGLSAVYNTIIELAAVKIKNGEIIDRFESFADPHEPLTNTIIELTGITDDMVKGQPEVGEVLKDFHEFVGTATLVAHNASFDMGFLNVGYQKIGLGDATNPVIDTLELGRFLYPELKNHRLNTLCKKFDIELVSHHRAIYDAEATGYLLWKMVRDANERNVTHHDQLNNHMGQGNFTRQRPSHCTILAQTQEGLKNLYQLVSMSHVEYFFRTPRIPRSQLQKHRKGLLIGTACDKGEVFEGMMQKSPEEVEEIAKFYDYLEIQPLENYQHLIEKELVKNDESLKEIVSNIVELGEKLDKPVVATGNAHYLNKEDAIYRKILIASQGGANPLNKQTLPPVHFKTTDEMIDAFAFLGDDKAKKLVVENTQKVADLVEEIHPIPDQLYTPKIEGADDEIREMSYSRARSIYGDDLPEIVEARIEKELKSIIGHGFAVIYLISQKLVKKSLIDGYLVGSRGSVGSSFVATMTEITEVNPLPPHYVCPNCQHSYFFNDGSVGSGFDLPDKYCPECGTAYVKDGQDIPFETFLGFKGDKVPDIDLNFSGEYQPRAHHYTKELFGEEYVYRAGTIGTVAEKTAYGYVKGYQGDHDLHMRGAEIDRLVSGCTGVKRTSGQHPGGIIVVPDYMDIYDFTPIQFPADDKTAEWKTTHFDFHSIHDNLLKLDILGHDDPTVIRMLQDLSGIDPKTIPTDDPEVMKIFSGPDVLGVTEDQILCKTGTLGIPEFGTRFVRQMLEETKPSTFSELVQISGLSHGTDVWLNNANELIYNGTCELKDVIGCRDDIMVYLIYKGLEPSLAFKIMEFVRKGKGLQPEWVEEMKKHDVPDWYIGSCTKIKYMFPKAHAAAYVLMAVRIAYFKVHHPILYYASYFTVRADDFDLDTMIKGSTAIKAKIEEINAKGLDASPKEKAVLTVLELALEMCERGFSFKKVDLYESSATEFIVDGMSLLPPFNAMTGVGTNAALNIVKAREGGEFLSKEDLQQKARLTKNVLEHLDDHGCLAGMPDSNQLSLF, from the coding sequence ATGTCTCAAGATGAACAGCTAAGAAAAGAGCGATTTCAATTACTCCTTTCACAATTACAATTCCCTGAAGAAGTGATACATGGGGTATTTAAGGATGGGAAGATTCGCAAATTAACGATTTTAAAAGAAAAACGAACATGGCATTTTCATATAGAGCTTCCTCTTTTAATTCCTGCTCATTTATATGAGCTGTTTGAACAAAAGTTAAAGGAAACGTTTACTCATATTACAACAGTCGGCTTCACATTTTATTATGACAGGTGTGAGCCAAGTCAGAGTGACTGGGAGCAGTATTGGCCGATGATCGTTTCTCGTCTGCAAGCAGTATCCGATGGATTGCGTTCATTACTCTCAAATCAGAGCCCTCGTTTTGATGGGAAACGCTTGGAGATTAATGTACGCAATGAAACAGAAGCTGTCGCGCTAAAGCGGAAATTACAAGATCCCTTAAGAGAAAGTCTCGTGTCACTAAGTCTTCCAAACGTGGGCTTTGAGCCTGCTATAAAAGAATCTAAACAAGAATTTCAAAAGTTTGTCGAGCAGCGCGAGCAAGAAGATCACTCTAAAGTAGTAGAAGCCATTTTAGAGAAGAAGAAAATGGAGCAAAAAAGTGATGAGTTTGAAGGAAAGGATCTCGTATTGGGCTATCCAATTAAAGATGATCCTATACCGCTTGAGGCCATTGTCGATGAGGAACGCAGAGTAACGGTTCAAGGGTATGTATTCGACGCTGAAACAAGAGAATTGCGCAGCGGACGTACACTGCTTACCTTTAAAATTACCGACTATACTGATTCCATCATGGTTAAGATCTTTTCACGGGATAAAGAGGATATCCCGCTTCTTCAAGCTGTTAAAAAAGGCATGTGGCTGAAAGTTCGCGGTGGTGTACAAAATGATACATTCGTTAGAGACTTGGTTATGATTGCTAATGACTTCAATCAAATTAAACCGGCTGAGCGTACAGATAATGCAGCTGATGAAGAAAAAAGAGTAGAATTGCATCTACACACGTCAATGAGTCAAATGGATGGCATGACATCTGCGGGTAAGTATGTTGAGCAGGCAGCCAAATGGGGACACCCTGCTATTGCCATTACAGACCATGGAGTTGTTCAGTCTTTCCCAGAAGCATACGGGGCCGGAAAGAAACATGGCATCAAAGTGCTGTACGGGGTAGAAGCGAACCTTGTAGATGACGGAGTTCCGATTGCTTATAACGAAGCGAACCGTGAGCTGATGACCGAGGAATACGTGGTTTTTGACGTGGAAACGACGGGGTTATCTGCTGTTTATAATACAATTATCGAGCTAGCTGCTGTTAAAATCAAAAACGGGGAAATCATTGACCGGTTTGAATCCTTTGCAGACCCCCATGAGCCATTAACCAATACGATCATTGAATTAACAGGTATTACTGATGATATGGTAAAAGGCCAGCCAGAAGTGGGAGAGGTACTAAAAGATTTCCATGAATTTGTGGGGACTGCTACTCTAGTAGCTCATAATGCTAGTTTTGATATGGGCTTCTTGAATGTTGGCTACCAAAAAATCGGACTGGGAGACGCAACAAACCCTGTTATCGATACATTAGAGTTAGGGAGATTCCTGTATCCAGAGCTGAAAAATCACCGATTGAATACTCTTTGTAAGAAGTTCGATATTGAACTTGTCAGTCATCACCGCGCGATCTATGATGCCGAAGCGACGGGGTATTTATTATGGAAGATGGTTCGAGATGCAAACGAGCGGAATGTTACTCATCATGATCAATTAAATAATCATATGGGACAGGGGAATTTTACCAGACAGCGTCCATCACATTGTACGATCCTAGCACAAACGCAAGAAGGCTTGAAAAATTTATACCAATTAGTTTCAATGTCTCATGTTGAATACTTTTTCAGAACACCGCGTATTCCAAGGTCGCAGCTGCAAAAGCATCGTAAAGGATTGTTGATTGGCACCGCGTGTGATAAAGGAGAAGTGTTTGAAGGGATGATGCAAAAATCTCCTGAAGAAGTAGAGGAGATTGCAAAGTTCTATGATTATTTAGAAATTCAGCCTCTAGAAAATTATCAGCATTTAATTGAGAAAGAACTAGTTAAAAACGATGAATCGTTAAAAGAAATTGTCTCAAATATTGTTGAATTAGGCGAAAAGCTTGATAAACCGGTTGTGGCAACGGGTAATGCGCATTATTTGAACAAAGAAGACGCGATCTACCGTAAGATTTTAATTGCATCGCAAGGAGGAGCGAACCCGCTGAATAAGCAGACGCTGCCCCCTGTTCATTTTAAAACAACCGACGAAATGATCGATGCCTTTGCCTTTTTAGGAGACGACAAGGCTAAGAAGCTGGTAGTGGAAAATACACAAAAAGTGGCTGATTTAGTTGAAGAGATTCATCCCATCCCTGATCAATTGTATACTCCAAAAATTGAGGGTGCGGATGATGAGATCAGAGAAATGAGTTATTCTCGTGCTCGTAGTATTTACGGGGATGATCTGCCGGAAATTGTAGAGGCGAGGATTGAAAAAGAATTAAAAAGTATTATCGGACACGGATTTGCGGTTATTTATCTTATTTCACAAAAGCTGGTTAAAAAATCATTGATTGATGGATATCTTGTAGGTTCTCGTGGATCTGTCGGATCTTCATTTGTTGCAACCATGACTGAAATTACCGAAGTGAATCCTCTCCCGCCACATTATGTGTGTCCAAACTGCCAGCATTCCTATTTCTTTAACGATGGTTCAGTTGGATCAGGATTTGACCTTCCTGATAAATATTGTCCTGAATGCGGCACGGCATATGTGAAAGATGGACAAGACATCCCGTTTGAAACCTTCCTTGGATTTAAAGGAGATAAAGTTCCAGATATTGATCTTAACTTCTCAGGGGAATATCAGCCGAGAGCCCACCATTATACGAAAGAATTATTTGGTGAGGAGTATGTGTACCGGGCAGGAACAATCGGCACCGTTGCTGAAAAGACAGCTTATGGGTATGTTAAAGGATATCAAGGAGATCATGATCTGCATATGAGAGGCGCAGAAATTGATCGGCTTGTATCAGGCTGTACAGGAGTGAAGCGGACGAGCGGGCAGCACCCGGGTGGTATTATTGTTGTACCAGATTACATGGATATTTATGATTTCACACCGATTCAGTTCCCTGCAGACGATAAAACTGCTGAGTGGAAAACGACACACTTTGATTTCCATTCCATTCATGATAATCTGCTGAAACTTGATATTCTCGGACACGATGATCCGACCGTTATACGAATGCTTCAAGACCTATCCGGAATTGACCCGAAAACGATTCCTACCGATGATCCTGAAGTCATGAAGATATTCAGCGGTCCTGATGTGCTTGGAGTGACAGAAGATCAAATTTTGTGTAAAACAGGTACCCTTGGCATTCCTGAATTTGGGACGAGATTCGTTCGTCAAATGCTTGAAGAGACGAAGCCTAGCACATTTTCAGAGCTCGTGCAGATCTCAGGACTTTCTCATGGGACGGATGTTTGGTTAAATAATGCCAATGAATTGATCTATAACGGTACATGTGAGCTTAAAGATGTAATTGGATGTCGTGATGACATTATGGTATACCTGATATACAAAGGACTAGAACCATCTCTTGCTTTTAAGATCATGGAGTTTGTACGTAAAGGTAAAGGCCTCCAGCCGGAATGGGTCGAGGAAATGAAAAAGCACGATGTGCCTGATTGGTATATCGGCTCATGTACAAAGATTAAATACATGTTCCCTAAAGCCCATGCAGCAGCCTATGTATTAATGGCCGTGCGGATTGCTTATTTCAAAGTGCATCACCCAATTCTTTATTACGCTTCTTATTTCACGGTTCGAGCAGATGACTTCGATCTCGATACAATGATCAAAGGATCAACAGCTATTAAAGCGAAAATTGAAGAGATTAATGCTAAAGGTCTAGATGCTTCACCTAAAGAAAAGGCTGTCTTAACCGTTCTAGAACTTGCTTTAGAAATGTGTGAGCGAGGCTTTTCGTTTAAGAAGGTAGATCTCTACGAATCAAGTGCAACAGAGTTTATTGTTGATGGGATGAGCCTGCTTCCGCCGTTTAACGCAATGACTGGGGTTGGTACAAACGCTGCCCTTAATATTGTGAAGGCAAGAGAGGGTGGCGAATTTCTCTCAAAAGAAGATCTGCAGCAAAAAGCACGTTTAACAAAGAATGTGCTTGAACATCTTGATGATCACGGCTGCTTAGCAGGCATGCCCGATTCCAATCAGCTTTCCTTATTCTAG
- a CDS encoding proline--tRNA ligase — translation MRQRSLLLPTLRDVPADADIISHQLMLRAGMIRQIAAGVYSYLPLAKRVLHKVESIVREEMDAAGAQELTMPTMHPAELWQETGRWDKMGGELMRLKDRHDRDFALGPTHEEVITSILRDSISSYKKLPVNLYQIQTKFRDERRPRFGLLRGREFMMKDAYSFHATPESLDEAYKEMYDTYSRIFSRAGLTFRPVIADSGAIGGKDTHEFMALADVGEDTIAYSDESDYAANIEMAAVKINYVKPDVEAKDRTKVDTGSAKTIEEVSTALNIREDQIIKTLLVSIDEEWVLVLLRGDHELNDIKLKHELSAGAIRFAEASEVADILSAPVGNIGPVGAGGVKIIADHAVSAMMNAVCGANEKNYHFTGVTADRDFKVDQYADLRFIKEGDPSPCGKGTIRFAQGIEVGQVFKLGTVYSEAMNATILDENGKAQPMIMGCYGVGVSRTVAAIIEQHHDENGIVWPPSVAPYDVHLLTLNSKNAEQSELSEELYQSLKKTGFDVLYDDRPERAGVKFKDSDLIGIPLRVSVGKRAAEGIVEVKIRKSGEVIEVAVADLAEELKTQQRKLEELYQ, via the coding sequence ATGAGACAACGTTCACTTTTATTACCGACTTTACGTGATGTACCAGCAGATGCAGATATTATTAGTCATCAACTAATGCTACGAGCAGGGATGATTCGCCAAATTGCTGCAGGTGTATATAGTTATTTACCACTAGCGAAACGAGTACTGCATAAAGTTGAATCGATTGTACGTGAGGAAATGGATGCTGCCGGAGCGCAAGAATTAACCATGCCGACGATGCATCCTGCTGAATTATGGCAAGAGACTGGCAGATGGGATAAAATGGGCGGAGAGTTAATGCGCCTTAAAGATCGTCATGATCGTGACTTTGCGCTTGGACCGACTCATGAAGAAGTCATTACAAGCATTTTACGTGACAGCATCAGCTCTTATAAAAAGCTGCCTGTAAATCTATATCAAATTCAAACAAAATTCCGTGATGAGCGCCGTCCTCGTTTTGGACTGCTGCGCGGCAGAGAATTTATGATGAAGGATGCTTATTCTTTCCATGCAACACCTGAGAGCTTAGATGAGGCGTATAAAGAAATGTATGATACTTACTCAAGAATCTTCTCACGTGCAGGGTTGACATTCCGTCCTGTCATTGCTGATTCTGGGGCAATCGGCGGGAAAGACACACATGAGTTTATGGCGCTTGCTGATGTCGGAGAAGATACGATTGCATACTCTGATGAGTCTGATTATGCAGCTAACATTGAGATGGCTGCAGTTAAGATTAACTATGTAAAACCTGATGTAGAAGCAAAAGACCGTACCAAAGTGGATACGGGTTCAGCGAAGACGATTGAAGAAGTTTCAACTGCACTTAATATACGTGAAGATCAAATTATTAAAACATTGCTGGTTTCTATTGATGAGGAATGGGTGCTTGTACTGCTTAGAGGTGACCACGAATTAAACGACATTAAGTTAAAGCATGAACTGTCAGCGGGTGCGATCCGTTTTGCTGAAGCTTCTGAAGTAGCAGACATTCTTTCTGCTCCTGTAGGTAATATTGGCCCAGTCGGTGCAGGCGGTGTGAAAATTATCGCAGATCACGCAGTCTCGGCAATGATGAATGCGGTTTGTGGCGCAAATGAAAAAAATTACCACTTCACAGGTGTAACGGCTGATCGAGATTTCAAGGTTGATCAATATGCAGACTTGCGCTTTATTAAAGAGGGAGACCCTTCTCCATGTGGCAAGGGAACCATTCGTTTTGCTCAAGGCATAGAAGTTGGACAAGTCTTCAAATTAGGAACGGTCTATTCTGAGGCAATGAATGCAACCATCCTTGATGAAAATGGGAAAGCGCAGCCTATGATTATGGGATGTTACGGGGTAGGGGTTTCTCGTACTGTTGCTGCCATTATTGAACAGCATCATGATGAAAACGGAATCGTATGGCCGCCGTCAGTTGCCCCTTACGATGTTCACCTGCTCACGTTAAATAGTAAAAATGCTGAACAGAGCGAGCTATCTGAAGAACTATACCAGTCGCTTAAGAAAACTGGATTTGATGTACTTTATGATGATCGTCCTGAGCGAGCTGGAGTAAAGTTCAAAGACTCAGATCTAATCGGAATTCCGCTTCGTGTATCTGTTGGTAAACGTGCGGCTGAAGGTATCGTAGAAGTGAAAATTCGCAAGTCAGGTGAAGTCATTGAAGTAGCTGTAGCCGATTTAGCTGAAGAGCTTAAGACTCAGCAAAGAAAACTTGAAGAATTATACCAATAA
- the rseP gene encoding RIP metalloprotease RseP, whose amino-acid sequence MNTLISFIVVFGLLVFIHEWGHLYFAKRAGILCREFAIGFGPKLFSFKRNETVYTIRMLPLGGFVRMAGEDPEMIDIKPGYEIGLVFNGRQEVSQIIINNKSKHPEAKVVQVEKIDLEHELFVQAYDDDELVRYKVNETAVLVQDEQPTQIAPWNRQFGSKSVGQRALAIFAGPMMNFVLAFVLLAALALMQGIPVDRAEVGEIMEGGAAEEAGLVEGDQVTSIENTPVDTWEEMTTIIQQNPNESITFTVVRNGQTESIAVTPNERVGQMGDAEGFIGVTQPREFSVIGSLTFGVTQTYLFMTMIFEVLGLLVTGQFSLDYVAGPVGIYNYTGEAAALGIFVLMQWAAALSVNLGIINLLPIPAMDGGRLVFIGLEGLRGKPIDPQKEGMVHLVGFALLFLLVIFVTWNDINRLFM is encoded by the coding sequence TTGAATACATTAATCTCGTTTATAGTAGTATTTGGCCTGCTTGTTTTTATCCACGAGTGGGGGCACTTGTACTTTGCAAAACGTGCAGGGATCTTATGCCGAGAGTTTGCGATCGGTTTTGGCCCTAAATTATTTTCCTTTAAACGGAATGAGACTGTTTATACCATCCGTATGCTGCCGCTTGGTGGATTCGTTCGTATGGCTGGAGAAGACCCCGAAATGATTGATATTAAGCCCGGCTATGAAATAGGGCTTGTATTCAACGGCAGGCAGGAAGTTTCTCAAATTATTATTAATAATAAATCAAAACACCCTGAAGCAAAGGTTGTTCAAGTAGAAAAGATTGATTTAGAGCACGAATTATTTGTGCAGGCATACGATGATGATGAACTTGTCCGTTATAAAGTGAATGAGACAGCGGTTTTGGTTCAAGATGAGCAGCCAACACAAATTGCTCCTTGGAATCGTCAATTCGGCTCGAAATCAGTAGGGCAGCGTGCTTTAGCGATTTTTGCAGGTCCAATGATGAACTTTGTTTTAGCCTTCGTATTGCTAGCAGCGCTTGCACTAATGCAAGGTATTCCAGTTGACCGTGCTGAAGTTGGGGAAATTATGGAAGGCGGTGCAGCTGAGGAGGCTGGACTTGTTGAAGGTGATCAAGTAACCAGTATCGAGAATACTCCAGTAGATACGTGGGAAGAGATGACAACAATCATTCAACAAAACCCAAATGAGTCGATTACGTTCACTGTTGTCAGGAATGGACAAACGGAATCCATTGCCGTAACTCCGAATGAGCGAGTCGGACAAATGGGCGATGCGGAAGGATTTATTGGTGTGACACAGCCGCGGGAGTTTTCCGTTATAGGATCTTTAACATTTGGTGTAACTCAAACCTACTTGTTTATGACAATGATCTTTGAAGTGCTAGGATTATTAGTTACAGGTCAGTTCTCGCTTGATTATGTAGCAGGGCCAGTTGGGATTTATAATTACACCGGTGAAGCCGCAGCTCTTGGAATTTTCGTATTAATGCAATGGGCAGCTGCCTTAAGTGTTAACTTAGGAATTATTAATTTGCTGCCGATTCCTGCAATGGACGGCGGACGGCTAGTGTTTATTGGTTTAGAAGGACTGAGAGGCAAGCCGATTGATCCGCAAAAGGAAGGAATGGTTCACCTTGTAGGGTTTGCTCTTCTTTTCTTATTAGTTATTTTTGTAACATGGAACGATATAAACCGTTTGTTTATGTAA
- a CDS encoding 1-deoxy-D-xylulose-5-phosphate reductoisomerase: protein MKKISLLGATGSIGTQTLDVIKHHSDQFSLIAMSVGRNINLALDQINMFKPSIVSVMTQEDAQKLQLQISDEIKVVYGEEGLIEVAANNEADILVNAVIGSVGLAPTLKAIEAGKTIAIANKETLVTAGHIVTDAAKKHQVPLLPVDSEHSAIFQALNGESSSEVDRLILTASGGSFRDKTRDELNGVTVEEALNHPNWSMGAKITIDSATMMNKGLEVIEAHWLFDIPYDNIDVVLHKESIIHSMVEFVDRSVIAQLGTPDMKVPIQYALTYPNRLEASNSERLNLWEIGTLNFSKLDTERYRCMKFAYEAGRIGGTMPTVLNAANEEAVAAFLDGKITFLDIEDQIEQALERHEKINHPTLDVIKEVDRETRKFIHSLRN, encoded by the coding sequence TTGAAAAAGATTAGTTTATTAGGTGCAACAGGTTCTATAGGAACACAAACTCTTGATGTGATTAAACACCATTCTGATCAATTTTCACTTATTGCGATGTCTGTAGGGCGTAATATAAACCTTGCGCTCGATCAAATCAATATGTTTAAACCATCGATTGTCTCTGTAATGACACAAGAGGATGCACAAAAACTACAGCTTCAAATATCTGATGAAATCAAAGTCGTATATGGTGAAGAAGGATTAATTGAAGTAGCTGCCAATAACGAAGCAGATATTTTAGTCAATGCAGTGATAGGCAGTGTAGGGCTCGCTCCTACATTAAAAGCGATCGAAGCAGGTAAGACAATTGCGATTGCAAATAAAGAGACACTAGTCACAGCAGGACATATAGTAACAGATGCGGCCAAAAAACATCAGGTTCCTCTCTTACCAGTTGATAGTGAGCATTCAGCTATTTTTCAAGCATTAAATGGTGAGAGTTCATCAGAGGTCGATCGCCTTATTTTAACGGCCTCAGGCGGAAGTTTCCGTGACAAAACAAGAGACGAGCTTAATGGAGTGACAGTAGAGGAAGCTCTTAATCACCCTAACTGGTCAATGGGAGCAAAGATTACCATTGATTCTGCGACAATGATGAATAAAGGGCTAGAAGTCATTGAGGCGCATTGGCTGTTTGATATTCCATACGACAATATTGATGTAGTTCTTCATAAAGAAAGCATTATTCATTCAATGGTGGAGTTTGTTGATAGAAGCGTCATTGCCCAGCTAGGGACACCCGATATGAAAGTGCCCATTCAATATGCGCTGACCTACCCAAACCGACTAGAAGCTTCTAACAGTGAACGATTAAATCTGTGGGAGATTGGAACGCTGAATTTTTCCAAACTAGATACAGAACGTTATCGCTGCATGAAGTTTGCTTATGAAGCGGGAAGAATCGGCGGGACGATGCCAACGGTTTTAAATGCTGCGAATGAAGAAGCAGTAGCTGCCTTTCTAGATGGTAAAATTACATTTCTAGACATAGAAGATCAAATTGAACAAGCTCTAGAGCGGCACGAAAAAATTAATCACCCGACACTTGATGTGATTAAAGAAGTAGATCGTGAGACGAGAAAGTTTATCCACTCGTTACGTAATTAA
- a CDS encoding phosphatidate cytidylyltransferase — protein sequence MKQRIITGVIGAIVFLSMVILGGWFFSIFISLVASVAMIELLKMKKIAPLSLMGLVSLASMWLLLVPTSWFDQLIPITYTKVETFIFLILVLLMFTVLTKNSFTFDEVGFVILSSVYVGFGFHFLILTRDIPDIGMHLVFFVLFIIWATDSGAYFAGRSFGKHKLWPDISPKKTIEGSIGGILTALVIGSVFYSFFPIFPNYLTALFIILIASTFGQLGDLVESALKRHYAVKDSGNVLPGHGGILDRFDSLIYVMPILHLLQLI from the coding sequence ATGAAGCAAAGAATAATTACGGGTGTGATTGGTGCGATCGTTTTTCTTAGCATGGTCATTCTCGGAGGTTGGTTTTTTTCTATCTTCATTTCTCTCGTCGCCTCAGTGGCAATGATTGAACTATTAAAAATGAAAAAAATTGCACCTTTATCTTTAATGGGATTGGTTAGTCTTGCCTCAATGTGGCTGCTGCTTGTGCCAACATCTTGGTTTGATCAATTAATTCCAATTACATACACAAAAGTAGAAACGTTTATATTCTTAATTTTAGTCCTATTAATGTTTACAGTCTTAACGAAAAACAGCTTTACATTTGACGAGGTTGGCTTTGTCATCTTATCATCGGTTTATGTAGGGTTTGGCTTTCACTTTCTAATTTTGACACGCGACATTCCGGATATTGGAATGCATTTAGTATTCTTTGTATTATTTATTATTTGGGCAACAGATTCTGGTGCCTACTTTGCAGGAAGATCTTTTGGAAAGCATAAACTTTGGCCTGATATTAGTCCTAAAAAGACGATAGAGGGGTCCATTGGCGGCATCCTTACAGCGCTCGTTATAGGCTCTGTTTTTTATAGCTTTTTCCCAATCTTCCCTAACTATTTAACAGCATTATTTATTATTTTAATCGCCTCTACCTTTGGACAGCTTGGCGACTTAGTAGAATCAGCACTTAAAAGACATTACGCTGTGAAAGACTCAGGAAACGTGCTGCCTGGACATGGCGGGATCCTAGACCGTTTTGACAGCTTGATTTATGTGATGCCTATTTTGCATTTACTGCAGCTGATTTAA
- a CDS encoding isoprenyl transferase: protein MLEKFSKWKSSLTPTKTDGELELDPAAVPRHVAIIMDGNGRWAKQKGLPRIAGHREGMKVVNKIVRRANELGVEVLTLYAFSTENWKRPKTEVDYLMKLPERFLGMELPKLMEENVKVRLMGSLDHLPEHTLRAVNKAVHETKDNTGLILNFALNYGSRFEMVEAMKEIALKVEKGELKPSDIDDKVIESNLMTADLKDPDLLIRTSGEIRLSNFMLWQVAYSEFWFTDVLWPDFNEEHFTEAISIYQKRARRFGGV, encoded by the coding sequence ATGCTGGAAAAATTTTCGAAATGGAAATCAAGTCTTACACCTACAAAAACAGACGGTGAATTAGAATTAGACCCGGCTGCCGTTCCTAGGCATGTAGCCATTATTATGGACGGAAATGGCCGTTGGGCAAAGCAAAAAGGACTTCCTAGAATTGCTGGACACCGTGAAGGAATGAAAGTAGTAAACAAAATTGTTCGTCGGGCCAATGAATTAGGTGTTGAAGTCTTGACATTATACGCATTTTCAACAGAAAACTGGAAGCGTCCTAAAACGGAAGTCGATTATTTAATGAAGCTGCCAGAACGCTTTTTAGGCATGGAGCTTCCTAAGCTTATGGAAGAAAACGTGAAGGTGCGTTTAATGGGAAGTCTTGATCACCTTCCTGAGCACACGCTGCGTGCTGTTAATAAAGCAGTGCATGAAACGAAAGACAATACAGGCCTTATTTTAAATTTTGCTCTCAACTACGGGAGTCGTTTTGAAATGGTAGAAGCAATGAAAGAGATTGCCTTGAAAGTTGAAAAGGGCGAGCTAAAACCAAGTGATATTGACGATAAGGTAATTGAATCAAACCTTATGACAGCAGATTTAAAAGATCCGGATTTATTAATTCGGACAAGCGGTGAAATTAGATTGAGCAATTTTATGCTTTGGCAGGTTGCCTATAGTGAATTCTGGTTTACCGATGTTCTGTGGCCTGATTTTAATGAAGAGCATTTTACAGAAGCCATTTCTATATATCAAAAAAGAGCAAGGCGTTTTGGAGGAGTTTAG
- the frr gene encoding ribosome recycling factor — protein sequence MSAEIMQDAKERMTKAIESLNRELAKLRAGRANPAILDRVTVEYYGAETPLNQLATITVPEARLLMIQPFDKTSMNDIERAIQKADLGLTPSNDGTVIRIAIPPLTEERRRELVKLVKKSAEEGKVAVRNVRRDANDDLKKLQKDGEMTEDELRRYTDDVQKLTDKHISDIDAVADKKEKEIMEV from the coding sequence ATGTCAGCAGAAATTATGCAAGATGCAAAAGAGCGTATGACCAAAGCAATTGAATCATTAAACCGTGAATTAGCAAAGCTTCGTGCCGGACGTGCGAACCCTGCTATTCTAGATCGGGTAACAGTTGAGTATTATGGTGCAGAAACACCATTAAACCAACTAGCTACTATTACAGTACCTGAAGCTCGCTTGTTAATGATTCAACCATTTGATAAAACATCAATGAATGATATTGAGCGTGCGATTCAAAAAGCAGACCTAGGCTTAACACCTTCAAATGATGGTACAGTTATCCGTATTGCAATTCCTCCATTAACGGAAGAACGCCGTCGCGAACTAGTAAAGCTGGTTAAAAAGTCAGCAGAAGAAGGAAAAGTAGCTGTTCGTAATGTGCGTCGCGATGCGAATGATGACTTGAAGAAGCTGCAAAAAGACGGTGAAATGACAGAAGACGAACTTCGCCGTTATACAGATGATGTTCAAAAGCTGACAGATAAACATATTTCTGATATTGATGCAGTGGCAGATAAGAAAGAAAAAGAAATCATGGAAGTCTAA